A genome region from Cutaneotrichosporon cavernicola HIS019 DNA, chromosome: 5 includes the following:
- the LYS9 gene encoding uncharacterized protein (Belongs to the spermidine spermine synthase family), translated as MAPKTHPSIVDGWFREISPQWPGQAMTLKVKQILHHEKSLFQDVLVFESETYGNVLVLDGAIQVTERDEFSYQEMITHLPMCSHPNPEHVLVIGGGDGGVIREALKHKSVKKVTLCDIDEAVIRVSKQFLPTLSVCYDDPRVEVFIGDGFKFLPQHKNEYDVVITDSSDPVGPAAALFEAPYFSLLHDALKDGGHMSTQGESIWLHLPLIQELRETTKKIFAVAEYATSTIPTYPSGSMGFLVCSKEPTRQMDKPLREVPDCKYYNSEVHTAAFVLPEFGRAMIQDNKNILPVFGGVRPGAASGDASGKKVLLLGSGLVAAPAAKYITEHGHQLTIACRTLATAESLAQGLENATAVSVDVSSPEALRNAVKGHDVVVSLVPYTLHRSVMEAALAEKAHVVTTSYINPQMRELDQQFKDAGLICFNEIGLDPGVDHLYAVKIIDQIHRDGGKVKSFYSYCGGLTEPAASDNALGYKFSWSPVGVLMALKNTGRFLKDGQAAQVGGGKELMKFAQPYYFTPAYNLVAYPNRDSTVFREFYGIPECENLIRGTMRYGGFCEVVMGWDDMGLLDDEQKDYLAAGAAKMSWLELTAKLLGVKADQAEVAAKLQTLPSVPKDQAKIILQKYTSLGMLDANEPVNPKGTLMRTLSALLETKCQFQEGEVDLVLLQHTFEVIRKDGREETVVASLEAYGDRHGGPSAMAKLVGVPCGLAVQLILEGTLKAPGVHAPYDEPTAKLFRDRLEAEEGIEMVEKVF; from the exons ATGGCGCCGAAGACTCACCCCTCCATCGTTG ACGGCTGGTTCCGCGAGATCTCGCCGCAGTGGCCTG GTCAGGCTATGACCCTCAA GGTCAAGCAGATCCTCCACCACGAGAAGTCGCTCTTCCAG GatgtcctcgtcttcgagTCGGAGACGTACGgcaacgtcctcgtcctcgacggcgccaTCCAGGTCACTGAGCGTGACGAGTTCTC GTACCAGGAGATGATCACTCACCTGCCTATGTGCTCGcaccccaaccccgagcACGTGCTCGTCAtcggtggtggtgacggCGGTGTCAtccgcgaggcgctcaagcacAAGAGCGTCAAGAAGGTGACCCTCTGCGACAttgacgaggccgtcaTCCGCGTCTCGAAGCAGTTCCTCCCCACTCTGTCCGTGTGCTACGATGACCCGCGTGTTGAGGTCTTCATCGGCGACGGTTTCAAGTTCCTCCCCCAGCACAAGAACGAGTACGACGTTGTCATCACCGACTCGTCGGACCCCGTCGGCCCCGCCGCAGCCCTCTTCGAGGCCCCTTACTTCTCGCTCCtccacgacgcgctcaaggacggcggcCACATGTCGACCCAGGGCGAGAGCATCTggctccacctccccctcatccAGGAGCTCCGTGAGACGACCAAGAAGATcttcgccgtcgccgagtaCGCTACCTCGACCATCCCCACTTACCCCTCGGGCTCGATGGGCTTCCTCGTGTGCTCGAAGGAGCCTACCCGCCAGATGGACAAGCCCCTCCGTGAGGTCCCCGACTGCAAGTACTACAACTCGGAGGTCCACACGGCTGCCTTTGTGCTTCCCGAGTTCGGCCGCGCCATGATCCAGGACAACAAGAACATCCTCCCCGTCTTCGGCGGTGTCCGCCCTGGTGCCGCTTCGGGTGACGCTTCGGGCAAGaaggtcctcctcctcggctcgGGTCTTGTTGccgcccccgccgccaAGTACATCACCGAGCACGGCCACCAGCTCACGATTGCTTGCCGCACTCTTGCCACCGCCGAGAGCCTCGCCCAGGGTCTCGAGAACGCCACGGCCGTCTCGGTCGACGTCTCGAGCCCCGAGGCTCTCCGCAACGCCGTCAAGGGtcacgacgtcgtcgtctcgcTCGTCCCCTACACTCTCCACCGCTCGGTTATGGAggctgcgctcgccgagaaggcTCACGTCGTCACCACCTCGTACATCAACCCCCAgatgcgcgagctcgaccagcaGTTCAAGGACGCCGGCCTGATCTGCTTCAACGAGATTGGTCTTGACCCCGGAGTTGACCACCTTTACGCTGTCAAGATCATTGACCAGATCCaccgcgacggcggcaaggtcaagtCGTTCTACTCGTACTGTGGTGGCCTTACCGAGCCGGCCGCGTCGGACAACGCTCTCGGCTACAAGTTCTCGTGGTCGCCCGTCGGTGTGCTCATGGCCCTCAAGAACACTGGCCGTttcctcaaggacggccAGGCTGCccaggtcggcggcggcaaggaGCTCATGAAGTTTGCCCAGCCCTACTACTTCACTCCCGCGTacaacctcgtcgcgtaCCCCAACCGTGACTCGACCGTCTTCCGCGAGTTCTACGGCATTCCCGAGTGCGAGAACCTGATCCGCGGCACGATGCGCTACGGTGGCTTCTGCGAGGTTGTCATGGGCTGGGACGACAtgggcctcctcgacgacgagcagaAGGActacctcgccgccggtgCCGCCAAGATGTCGTGGCTCGAGCTCACTGCCAAGCTTctcggcgtcaaggccgaccaggccgaggtcgccgccaagctccagACCCTCCCCTCGGTCCCCAAGGACCAGGCCAAGATCATCCTCCAGAAGTACACTTCGCtcggcatgctcgacgccaacgaGCCCGTCAACCCCAAGGGCACCCTTATGCGTACCCTCTCTGCCCTGCTTGAGACCAAGTGCCAGTTCCaggagggtgaggtcgacctcgtgctcCTCCAGCACACGTTCGAGGTTATCCGCAAGGACGGGCGCGAGGAGACTGTTGTTGCGTCGCTCGAGGCTTACGGTGACCGCCACGGCGGACCCTCGGCCAtggccaagctcgtcggTGTTCCTTGCGGTCTCGCCGtccagctcatcctcgagggcaCGCTCAAGGCGCCGGGCGTGCACGCGCCCTACGACGAGCCGACCGCCAAGCTCTTCCGtgaccgcctcgaggccgaggagggcatcGAGATGGTGGAGAAGGTCTTCTAA
- a CDS encoding uncharacterized protein (Belongs to the TRAFAC class myosin-kinesin ATPase superfamily. Myosin family), which yields MATLPPTAIANVLDDLAALQDQSSESLTEALYTCHQAHQVYTHCGAVIVALNPFETVSGLYGSQIQRSFHNTSPPKQPPHVYAVGENAYRALLTGDKTNQTIVITGESGSGKTISCNHIIDYLAARGQAEEGLSEKLTNAGAVLEAFGNAPTARNHNSSRYAKVVNIHFGPNGGAVGASVSTFLLERGRVTDENPFHIITALRQYDATGASDRFDSVCKALVDVGIHTEAQGRIWEILRGIDCLMRGDDVGAAKSFGIDAFNLREAIRNRTVKVGSDVFNKQREGAELQAARHGLVRSLYVWLFEWIVQCINVALGAPSTDYPCISLVDIFGFESFEGRNSLAQFLINWANEQLLCHLSQDMLEHEADQYAAEGIKIDRPPQLPSCLPLLVGTPGKLGQPPQPGISSLLDDETRRLGLGMKNVTDEGFASNIAIECSHHHGYLRALAAHEFKVAHYAADVAYDSRGFLAANSERVDVKLLEALDKGEAFVRTLVESKLPSNNSRQNPFTSVVTSFRQSIQKLDALLASTHVHYVHCIKPNEKAMPRLFEHDRVQLQMEATGVAHISRFARAHGPLKIPREEMPFYALLLGSGFDNAELPTVVARLNELAGDYDGMGVQLGNKHVFFRSQAMQRIQDALEPQLTAIKSFQTVARMSIARKSFLTARGAAVRIQSLTRGYFTRKDFKVKLEEARAAAAAKAAAEKAAAEKAAAEKAAAEKAAAEKAAAERAASERAAAEKAAAEKAAAEKAAAERATAEKAAAEQATEEAENAREISLAHGVEEVPEAQLAEAQPNSVPPVVVAATLANGSPDVKSRRLEVEDERPSTRTPDSAGSCSTAPTTVPVTPPKRRYTRDLSHARLSSSESFLLENFTHPSIDVDSVVIDNSQSVDVSRDSFDSTGQYSVNNSVLGDYDETTSSSIPTSNTHSDPPASALRDIKGNPLTDSSSIAQLVSHLLHAANDFDSAKRVGLVLGSVIRWYDAARRRYIPEIISAQFLSAAQSSVRRQSEIPQLWCTAAMAHTFRLQLSPHHQMAKQLDRLQDSALDIILQKVYHIAELAIKAAIAPDSARKMSPGRPMLDTLWDEMSEFSDVVRDVTGRTILDRMFQILITRILTKKIKKTEAAHVLGSLGWICEWRNEVGLTESAIESVALLMLSFLAGIEIVGDEDQLQDLEESMDRLLSARFSESAPTKAANAALRQIADAPPSNLASQLGQALNDVVVDESAGDAADRLGEHVISKKHVYAFLAWVGRVGKQ from the exons ATGGCCACATTACCGCCAACAGCTATCGCCAACGTCCTGGACGACCTCGCTGCACTGCAGGACCAGTCGAGCG AGAGTCTAACCGAGGCGTTGTATACTTGTCACCAGGCACATCAAGTCTACACGCACTGCGGCGCCGTCATT gtcGCACTCAATCCCTTCGAGACTGTGTCCGGTCTCT ACGGGAGCCAGATCCAGCGCTCATTCCACAACACATCCCCACCAAAGCAGCCTCCGCATGTGTacgccgtcggcgagaaCGCGTACCGTGCGCTGTTAACCGGCGACAAGACAAATCAGACCATTGTCATCACGGGCGAGAG TGGCTCGGGCAAGACCATCTCATGTAACCACATCATCGATTACCTTGCTGCGCGAGGacaggccgaggaaggaCTTTCGGAGAAGTTGACAAATGCTGGTGCTGTCCTAGAGGCGTTCGGCAACGCGCCAACCGCACGTAACCACAACTCGAGTCGATACGCCAAAGTTGTCAAC ATCCACTTTGGCCCCAATGGAGGTGCAGTCGGCGCTTCGGTATCGACCTTCCTTCTTGAGCGTGGTCGAGTGACGGACGAGAATCCCTTCCACATCATCACCGCACTCCGCCAGTACGACGCGACGGGCGCATCCGATCGGTTTGACAGCGTCTGCAAGGCGCTCGTTGACGTTGGCATCCACACCGAGGCGCAGGGGCGTATCTGGGAAATCCTGCGTGGTATAGACTGCCTCATGCggggcgacgacgtcggggCGGCAAAGTCCTTCGGCATCGACGCCTTCAACCTCCGCGAGGCTATTAGAAACCGCACAGTCAAGGTCGGCTCGGACGTGTTCAACAAGCAGCGCGAaggcgccgagctccagGCCGCGCGTCACGGTCTCGTACGCTCGCTGTATGTCTGGCTCTTCGAGTGGATCGTGCAGTGCATCAACGTCGCTTTAGGTGCACCCTCGACAGACTACCCGTGCATATCGCTAGTGGATATCTTTGGGTTTGAAAGTTTCGAGGGGCGTAACTCTCTCGCCCAGTTCCTTATCAACTGGGCCAACGAGCAGCTGCTCTGCCACCTGTCGCAGGACAtgctcgagcacgaggcAGACCAGTACGCCGCTGAGGGGATCAAGATCGaccgccctcctcaactACCCTCTTGCCTCCCGTTACTGGTCGGCACGCCTGgcaagctcggccagcCACCACAGCCGGGTATCTCGTccctgctcgacgacgagacaCGTCGTCTCGGACTCGGCATGAAGAACGTCACCGACGAAGGCTTTGCTAGCAACATCGCGATCGAGTGCAGTCATCACCATGGCTACCTGCGAGCCTTAGCCGCGCACGAGTTCAAGGTCGCACACTACGCCGCAGACGTCGCGTACGACTCGCGCGGCTTCCTCGCGGCTAACTCtgaacgcgtcgacgtcaagctcctcgaaGCGCTGGACAAGGGCGAGGCATTCGTCCGCACACTCGTCGAATCCAAACTCCCTTCGAACAACTCGAGGCAAAACCCCTTCACCTCTGTCGTCACGTCCTTCCGACAGTCGATTCAAAAGTTGGACGCGTTACTTGCCAGTACCCACGTCCACTACGTCCACTGCATCAAGCCCAACGAGAAAGCCATGCCGAGGCTGTTTGAGCACGACCGCGTTCAGCTACAGATGGAGGCAACAGGAGTGGCACACATCTCACGCTTCGCAAGGGCTCACGGCCCACTCAAGATCCCACGGGAGGAGATGCCTTTCTACGCGCTGCTCCTGGGTTCCGGGTTCGACAACGCCGAGTTACCTACCGTTGTCGCACGGCTGAACGAACTCGCCGGCGATTACGACGGCATGGGCGTGCAGCTCGGCAACAAGCACGTCTTCTTCCGCTCACAGGCGATGCAGCGGATCCAGGATGCGCTTGAGCCTCAGCTTACCGCGATTAAGTCGTTCCAGACTGTTGCTAGGATGAGCATCGCGCGCAAGTCGTTCCTCACCGCGCGTGGGGCCGCCGTCCGCATCCAGTCCCTCACGCGAGGCTACTTCACCCGCAAAGACTtcaaggtcaagctcgaAGAGGCacgcgccgctgccgctgccaaggccgcTGCCGAGAAAGCTGCCGCAGAGAAGGCTGCCGCGGAGAAGGCTGCAGCAGAAAAAGCTGCAGCAGAGAAAGCCGCTGCTGAGAGGGCTGCCTCTGAGAGAGCTGCCGCTGAGAAGGCTGCCGCTGAGAAGGCTGCCGCGGAGAAGGCTGCCGCTGAGAGGGCTACTGCCGAAAAGGCTGCTGCTGAGCAGGCCACAGAGGAGGCTGAAAATGCTCGAGAGATATCTCTCGCGCatggagtggaggaggttcCCGAGGCCCagcttgccgaggcccAGCCCAACAGCGTACCTCCTGTGGTTGTCGCTGCTACTCTTGCCAACGGGTCACCAGACGTCAAGTCCAGACGacttgaggtcgaggacgagcggcCATCGACTCGCACCCCCGACTCAGCTGGCTCGTGCAGCACCGCGCCGACCACGGTCCCAGTCACGCCGCCCAAGCGTCGGTACACCAGAGACCTCTCACACGCTCGActgtcgtcctcggagTCGTTCCTCCTGGAAAACTTTACGCACCCGagcatcgacgtcgacagcgTTGTGATTGACAACTCCCAATCTGTCGACGTCTCGCGCGACAGCTTTGACTCCACGGGCCAGTACAGTGTAAACAACAGCGTTCTTGGCGACTACGATgagacgacgtcgtcttcgATCCCGACCTCGAATACCCACTCTGACCCACCAGCGAGCGCATTACGCGACATAAAGGGCAACCCGCTGACggactcgagctcgatcgCTCAGCTCGTTTCCCACCTGCTCCACGCTGCCAACGACTTTGACTCGGCGAAGCGAGTCGGCCTGGTGCTCGGCTCCGTGATCAGATGGtacgacgcggcgcgccgccgctaCATCCCTGAGATCATCTCGGCCCAGTTCCTCAGCGCCGCGCAATCGAGCGTCCGACGGCAGAGCGAGATTCCGCAGCTCTGGTGCACCGCTGCCATGGCGCACACGTTCCGCCTACAGCTGTCGCCCCATCACCAGATGGCCAAGCAGCTGGACCGCCTCCAGGACAGTGCGCTCGACATCATCCTCCAGAAGGTCTACCACATAGCAGAGTTGGCGATCAAGGCGGCGATTGCGCCAGACTCTGCGCGTAAAATGTCACCCGGAAGACCCATGCTCGACACGTTGTGGGACGAGATGTCCGAGTTCTCGGACGTAGTGCGCGACGTGACGGGCCGAACGATCCTCGACCGCATGTTCCAGATCCTCATCACGCGCATCCTCACGAAGAAGATCAAGAAgaccgaggcggcgcacgTCCTCGGCTCGCTGGGGTGGATCTGCGAGTGGCGCAACGAGGTCGGACTGACCGAGTCGGCGATCGAGAGCGTAGCTCTGCTAATGCTCTCGTTCCTGGCTGGCATAGAGattgtcggcgacgaggaccaACTGcaggacctcgaggagtCGATGGACCGCCTGCTATCGGCGAGATTCAGCGAGAGCGCGCCAACCAAGGCGGCGAACGCGGCGTTGCGTCAAATTGCGGATGCGCCGCCATCCAACCTCGCGAGCCAGCTTGGACAAGCATTAAACGACGTTGTGGTGGACGAGAGCGCAGGCGATGCAGCGGACCGGCTGGGCGAACACGTCATCAGCAAGAAGCACGTCTATGCGTTCCTCGCTtgggtggggagggtgggcAAACAGTAG
- a CDS encoding uncharacterized protein (Isochorismatase family) yields MALSFRQLAGIPPSTASISDSVLLIVDAQGEYADGHLKVTNIATSRPALHKLYERYRDGGGDVVHIVHEVAEGTPVFTPGTALAAEFPELQPKSDKEPVVPKKFPGSFCQTQLSDVLAKMGKKKVVIVGYMAHVCVSTTAREASQHGYDVLIARDAIGDRDIPGATGQEVTDMVCHELGDAFGTIINSDEIQ; encoded by the exons ATGGCTCTGTCGTTCCGCCAACTCGCAGGTATTCCGCCCTCAACGGCCAGCATCTCGGACAGCGTGCtgctcatcgtcgacgcgcaggGCGAGTACGCCGACGGCCATCTCAAGGTCACCAACATTGCGACGTCGCGGCCCGCCCTGCACAAGCTCTATGAGCGGTACCGTGATGGTGGCGGGGACGTGGTGCATATCGTGCATGAG GTCGCGGAGGGTACGCCCGTGTTTACGCCGGGGACAGCGCTGGCCGCAGAGTTCCCCGAACTCCAGCCAAAGTCGGACAAGGAACCAGTCGTGCCCAAGAAGTTCCCCGGGTCGTTCTGCCAGACCCAGCTGAGCGACGTCCTCGCAAAGAtgggcaagaagaaggtcgtcatcgtcggGTATATGGCGCATGTGTGTGTTTCGACcacggcgcgcgaggcaAGCCAGCACGGCTACGATGTCCTTATTGCCCGTGACGCGATTGGTGATCGTGACATTCCCGGAGCGACTGGCCAGGAGGTCACGGACATGGTGTGCCATGAGCTCGGGGATGCGTTTGGTACTATTATCAACTCGGACGAGATCCAGTAG